One Methylocaldum marinum DNA window includes the following coding sequences:
- the ccmE gene encoding cytochrome c maturation protein CcmE — protein MTPRRRRMVVVGLILVGVSLATFLALTAFQKNLLYFYTPSQVAAGEAPTGYPFRVGGLVVEGSVQREPDSLTVRFSVTDGTSTVPIHYSGILPDLFREGQGIISVGQINTAGVFEASEVLAKHDENYMPPEVADALKQSGQMSGSYKDYRK, from the coding sequence ATGACCCCGCGCCGCCGCCGCATGGTCGTGGTCGGGCTGATTCTGGTCGGCGTCAGCCTGGCGACGTTTCTCGCCCTCACCGCATTCCAGAAGAATCTGCTGTATTTCTATACGCCGTCCCAGGTTGCCGCCGGCGAGGCGCCAACGGGTTACCCGTTCCGCGTGGGCGGACTGGTGGTCGAGGGCAGCGTCCAGCGCGAACCGGACAGCCTGACGGTACGCTTCTCCGTCACCGACGGAACCTCTACGGTTCCCATCCATTACAGCGGAATCCTGCCTGATTTGTTCCGGGAAGGCCAAGGCATCATCTCGGTCGGACAAATCAATACGGCCGGCGTGTTCGAAGCCAGCGAAGTGCTCGCCAAGCACGACGAAAATTACATGCCGCCCGAAGTTGCCGACGCGCTGAAGCAAAGCGGTCAGATGTCCGGCAGTTATAAGGATTACCGGAAATGA
- the ccmD gene encoding heme exporter protein CcmD, producing MNWQDFFSMGGYGFYVWTSYGLMFVVLGLNLFWAVRRKSEVIKSIARRAKQEGRRT from the coding sequence ATGAATTGGCAAGATTTTTTTTCCATGGGCGGCTACGGCTTTTATGTGTGGACGTCCTACGGTTTGATGTTTGTCGTTTTGGGCCTCAATCTGTTCTGGGCGGTTCGCCGGAAATCCGAGGTCATCAAGAGCATCGCGCGCCGGGCGAAGCAGGAGGGTAGACGGACATGA
- a CDS encoding class I SAM-dependent methyltransferase yields the protein MSSPVKLPYFDALLNLLDQGHPALEQAFGRHVHWGYWPEPELADGSPEDFALAAERLTERVYTAAGVHGGQRILDAGCGFGGTVASLNGRFRNIDLSGLNIDRRQLRRAEQRVSAEPGSVLNWIQADACTLPFANRSFDTVLAVECIFHFPSRKRFFEEAYRVLKPGGRLALSDFVPTRLLRPAMSFASRWPASAGFYGRCKFHNTLRDYRRLAEETGFIVRHEQDITSNTLPTYDFVRKLAKDMNVKTVSAIIETLFAEWASRLGLLRYLVLAFEKPG from the coding sequence ATGTCCAGCCCGGTCAAACTCCCCTATTTCGACGCCCTTCTGAATCTCCTGGATCAAGGCCATCCCGCCTTGGAACAGGCTTTCGGACGCCATGTCCATTGGGGATACTGGCCCGAACCCGAGCTGGCGGACGGCTCCCCGGAGGATTTCGCGCTGGCGGCCGAGCGGCTTACCGAACGGGTTTATACGGCGGCCGGGGTCCACGGCGGACAGCGCATCCTGGACGCGGGCTGCGGCTTCGGCGGCACGGTCGCGAGCCTCAACGGCCGATTCCGAAACATCGACCTTTCCGGCCTGAATATCGACAGGCGCCAGCTCCGGCGCGCGGAACAGCGCGTTTCCGCAGAGCCCGGAAGCGTTTTGAACTGGATCCAGGCCGACGCCTGCACCCTGCCTTTCGCCAACCGGAGTTTCGACACCGTTCTCGCCGTCGAATGCATTTTCCATTTCCCGAGCCGGAAGCGGTTTTTCGAAGAGGCCTACCGGGTATTGAAGCCCGGCGGACGGTTGGCTCTGTCGGACTTCGTCCCGACGCGCTTGCTGCGTCCCGCCATGAGCTTCGCCTCCCGCTGGCCGGCTTCGGCCGGTTTTTACGGACGCTGCAAGTTTCACAACACCTTGCGGGACTATCGCCGCCTGGCCGAGGAAACCGGATTCATCGTTCGGCACGAACAGGACATTACCTCCAACACCTTGCCCACTTACGATTTCGTGCGGAAGCTGGCCAAGGACATGAACGTAAAAACGGTGTCGGCCATCATCGAGACCCTGTTCGCCGAATGGGCGAGCCGCCTGGGGCTTCTGCGCTATTTGGTGCTGGCTTTCGAGAAACCCGGCTAA
- a CDS encoding class I SAM-dependent methyltransferase yields MNPQASALDKFLDQHAFQSEGDILIFRAVPGDYLRRFAGRTVLCRQTYKPDAEALAGLGVEVVTDSDAPAGLCIVFATKHKEETLYHMARAASQLHEGGSLVVTAANDLGASSLEKRCAELLGGVQSFSKHKCRVFWGAKASARLDRALMASWLRGGELQPIPGTDLVSRPGVFSWNRIDPGSRLLAEYLPDDLAGCGADLGAGYGYLSRTLLARSSAVAELHLFEAEHKALEAARLNLAGFASSVRLHFHWHDVTAGLPVERLDFVVMNPPFHAGRDAEPGLGRAFIRAALTSLRPGGCLYFVANRHLPYEETIRGLAGSGKTLAEREGYKVMKVWK; encoded by the coding sequence ATGAATCCCCAAGCTTCGGCCCTGGACAAATTTCTCGATCAACACGCTTTCCAAAGCGAAGGCGACATTCTGATCTTCCGTGCCGTGCCCGGCGATTATCTCCGGCGGTTCGCCGGACGTACGGTATTGTGCCGGCAGACCTACAAGCCTGATGCCGAAGCTTTGGCCGGACTCGGTGTCGAGGTGGTCACCGATTCCGATGCGCCGGCCGGTCTCTGCATCGTTTTCGCAACCAAGCACAAGGAAGAAACCCTGTACCACATGGCGCGAGCGGCATCCCAGCTGCACGAGGGCGGATCGCTGGTGGTCACCGCCGCCAACGACCTGGGCGCGTCCTCGCTGGAAAAACGCTGTGCGGAACTCCTGGGCGGCGTTCAGTCGTTCAGCAAGCACAAATGCCGGGTATTTTGGGGAGCCAAGGCATCGGCACGGCTCGACCGAGCGCTGATGGCGTCGTGGCTGCGGGGCGGCGAACTTCAGCCGATACCGGGAACGGACCTGGTGAGCCGTCCCGGCGTATTCAGCTGGAACCGCATCGATCCCGGCTCGCGCCTGCTCGCCGAATATCTGCCCGATGACCTGGCAGGATGCGGGGCCGACCTCGGCGCCGGTTACGGGTATTTGAGCCGCACGCTGCTGGCCCGATCTTCCGCGGTTGCCGAGCTGCACCTGTTCGAGGCGGAGCACAAGGCCCTGGAAGCCGCCCGTCTCAACCTGGCCGGATTCGCTTCCTCGGTCCGGCTGCATTTCCACTGGCATGACGTTACCGCGGGGCTGCCCGTCGAGCGCCTCGACTTCGTCGTCATGAACCCGCCGTTTCACGCCGGCCGCGACGCGGAGCCCGGTCTGGGCCGGGCGTTCATCCGCGCGGCGCTGACCTCTCTCAGGCCCGGCGGCTGCCTCTACTTCGTCGCGAATCGGCATCTGCCTTACGAAGAGACGATCCGAGGGTTGGCGGGGAGCGGGAAAACCCTGGCGGAACGGGAGGGCTACAAAGTCATGAAAGTGTGGAAATAA
- a CDS encoding PAS domain-containing sensor histidine kinase → MAGQIKRLFLTRYGSAVLTTFAVLPVLKALQPIFDGAPPLLIFLVAVLFATWLGGFRAGFATTVLSAVAGAYFLEEPYNSLYVETEREQLRLALLLTVGTLMSLVVSHLRALERKALDEVLERKAQLKAEIAEHRQTRERQAELAEQLGNIVATVPLAICSFRLRPDGTSCLPYASPRWTEIIGIPPESVAEDAAPAFALVHPDDLEYLHATMAASARTLSHWRAEWRVNHPVKGEIWVEGRSIPELEPDGCILAHGFVQDITERKRAEEALRRSNEVLSVLFDAVPIPVWIAEDAGCATVRGNPAAEAFLGVAAESEFGGTAERPSGTDIARARPDIPSPPVESALREAIATGRTVEETALEFVFPSGERHYLAGRARPLFDRDGSARGAVAALADVTPLVLDFVQCETRFHAFMDNSPAVSWVKDEEGRYAYLSRTYQERLRVRLEDWLGKTDFELWPPEFAAQFRKNDREALILGKTVEMTEEAPDTDGKRCCWWIFKFPFQDAAGNKFVGGVGLDITESEKAREALKTSEALNRAILDSLLEHVAVVDHEGIIVAVNRAWRRFAAENGPYPGAPVANTEVGANYLRVCRAGSEVASGGARSAYAGILSVLKGERDNFTLEYPCHAPDRERWFVMQVTPLQVPPGAAVISHTNVTERKKAEQMLREADQRKTEFLAMLGHELRNPLAPIRNAVQIMRRLDLDDPKLRWARDIVDRQVDHLARLVDDLLDVSRIVQGKLSLHKAPLDIATVIRRAIETSHAFIEAHEHTLSVSMPEAPMPLEGDPVRLTQVVSNLLNNAAKYTRHGGRIWLTVTRDGGDAVISVRDTGEGIPGNLLPYLFDIFTQGQRTLDRAQGGLGLGLTIVRKIVELHGGRIEARSEGLGKGSEFVVWLPLISTLS, encoded by the coding sequence ATGGCTGGTCAAATCAAGCGCCTATTCTTAACCCGCTATGGTTCGGCGGTGCTGACGACATTTGCCGTACTGCCGGTGTTGAAGGCCTTGCAGCCGATTTTCGACGGAGCCCCTCCGCTACTTATTTTTCTGGTCGCCGTACTGTTCGCGACCTGGCTGGGCGGGTTTCGGGCCGGGTTCGCGACGACCGTATTGAGCGCCGTCGCCGGCGCCTACTTTCTGGAAGAGCCCTACAATTCGCTCTATGTCGAGACGGAACGAGAGCAGCTCCGCCTGGCGCTGCTGTTGACGGTCGGAACGCTGATGAGCCTGGTGGTCTCGCATCTGCGGGCGCTGGAGCGGAAGGCACTGGACGAAGTGCTTGAACGGAAGGCGCAATTGAAGGCCGAGATAGCCGAACATCGGCAGACCCGGGAGAGGCAAGCCGAGCTGGCGGAGCAGCTGGGCAATATCGTGGCCACGGTGCCGCTCGCCATTTGCTCGTTTCGACTACGGCCCGACGGCACGTCTTGTCTTCCCTACGCCAGCCCCAGGTGGACGGAAATCATCGGCATTCCGCCCGAAAGCGTAGCCGAGGATGCGGCTCCGGCCTTTGCCCTGGTTCATCCCGACGATCTCGAATACTTGCACGCCACGATGGCCGCGTCGGCGCGCACCCTGTCGCATTGGCGGGCAGAATGGCGGGTGAATCATCCGGTCAAGGGCGAAATCTGGGTCGAGGGGCGCAGCATACCGGAACTCGAACCGGACGGCTGCATTCTCGCTCACGGCTTCGTCCAGGACATTACCGAGCGCAAGAGAGCCGAGGAGGCGTTGCGCCGAAGCAATGAAGTGCTGTCGGTTCTGTTCGACGCAGTTCCGATACCGGTATGGATCGCCGAGGACGCCGGCTGCGCAACGGTAAGAGGCAATCCCGCGGCAGAGGCTTTCCTGGGCGTCGCTGCCGAATCAGAATTCGGCGGGACTGCGGAACGCCCGTCCGGGACGGACATCGCGCGCGCTCGGCCTGATATCCCGTCCCCCCCCGTCGAATCGGCGCTAAGAGAGGCTATCGCAACCGGCCGAACGGTCGAAGAAACGGCGCTGGAGTTCGTATTTCCCTCGGGCGAACGCCACTATCTCGCCGGCCGGGCAAGGCCGCTGTTCGATCGCGACGGCTCCGCGCGCGGGGCGGTCGCCGCCTTGGCCGACGTCACGCCGCTGGTGCTGGATTTCGTGCAATGCGAGACGCGGTTTCACGCCTTCATGGACAACAGTCCGGCGGTTTCCTGGGTCAAGGACGAAGAGGGGCGTTACGCGTATCTCAGCAGGACCTATCAGGAGCGGCTGCGGGTACGCTTGGAGGACTGGCTCGGGAAAACGGATTTCGAACTCTGGCCGCCGGAATTCGCGGCGCAATTCCGAAAGAACGATCGGGAAGCCCTGATTCTCGGTAAAACCGTCGAAATGACCGAGGAAGCGCCGGACACCGATGGAAAGCGCTGCTGTTGGTGGATTTTCAAGTTTCCCTTCCAGGATGCCGCCGGAAACAAATTCGTGGGCGGCGTCGGGCTCGATATCACCGAGAGCGAAAAAGCCCGGGAAGCCCTGAAAACCAGCGAAGCCTTGAATCGCGCCATACTCGACTCCCTGCTCGAGCACGTGGCCGTGGTGGACCACGAAGGAATTATCGTGGCCGTAAACCGGGCCTGGCGGCGCTTCGCGGCCGAAAACGGTCCGTACCCCGGAGCGCCGGTTGCGAACACGGAGGTCGGAGCGAATTACCTAAGGGTATGCCGAGCCGGTTCTGAAGTCGCTTCGGGCGGCGCACGGTCGGCATACGCCGGCATACTGAGCGTGCTGAAAGGCGAACGGGACAATTTCACGCTGGAATATCCCTGCCATGCCCCGGACCGGGAGCGCTGGTTCGTCATGCAGGTCACACCGCTGCAAGTGCCCCCCGGCGCGGCGGTGATTTCGCATACCAATGTCACCGAGCGCAAAAAAGCGGAGCAGATGCTCCGTGAAGCCGATCAGCGGAAAACCGAATTCCTCGCCATGCTCGGCCACGAGCTTCGGAACCCGCTGGCCCCGATCCGCAATGCCGTGCAGATCATGCGCAGGCTCGACCTCGACGATCCCAAGTTACGCTGGGCCCGCGACATCGTGGACCGGCAGGTGGATCACCTGGCCAGGCTGGTGGACGACCTCCTGGACGTGTCGCGCATCGTTCAGGGCAAGCTGAGCCTGCACAAGGCGCCGCTGGACATTGCCACGGTCATCCGGCGGGCGATCGAAACCAGTCATGCATTTATCGAAGCTCACGAGCATACCCTTTCGGTATCGATGCCCGAGGCGCCGATGCCGCTGGAAGGCGATCCGGTGCGGCTGACTCAGGTGGTGTCCAATCTGCTCAACAACGCGGCCAAGTACACCCGGCACGGCGGCAGGATCTGGCTGACGGTGACCCGCGACGGCGGCGACGCGGTGATTTCGGTGCGCGACACCGGAGAAGGCATTCCCGGCAATCTGTTGCCCTATCTGTTCGATATCTTCACCCAGGGCCAGCGTACCCTGGACCGGGCGCAGGGCGGGCTGGGCCTGGGTTTGACCATCGTCCGGAAAATCGTGGAGCTGCACGGCGGCAGAATAGAGGCGAGAAGCGAAGGACTCGGCAAAGGCAGCGAGTTCGTGGTTTGGCTGCCGCTTATTTCCACACTTTCATGA
- the cas2e gene encoding type I-E CRISPR-associated endoribonuclease Cas2e yields MLVIVVENVPPRLRGRLGVWLVEIRAGVYVGDLSKRVREMLWAQVEAGLGDGNAVMAWSTNTESGFDFVTLGKNRRMPVELDGLKLVSFYPPEPADGEG; encoded by the coding sequence ATGCTGGTCATCGTGGTTGAAAACGTTCCTCCCCGGCTGCGCGGCCGCCTGGGCGTGTGGCTAGTGGAAATTCGTGCCGGCGTTTACGTCGGCGATTTGTCGAAGCGCGTGCGCGAAATGCTCTGGGCGCAGGTCGAGGCCGGCCTCGGCGACGGCAACGCGGTGATGGCGTGGTCCACCAACACCGAATCGGGTTTCGACTTCGTAACCCTGGGCAAGAATCGGCGCATGCCGGTCGAACTGGACGGCCTGAAACTGGTGTCGTTTTACCCGCCCGAACCGGCCGACGGGGAGGGGTAA
- the cas1e gene encoding type I-E CRISPR-associated endonuclease Cas1e, with protein sequence MTDLLPPLKPIAMKERVSLIFIEYGEIDVLDGSFVVIDKTGVRTHIPVGSIACIMLEPGTRVSHRAAALAARVGTLLVWVGEAGVRLYASGQPGGARSDRLLYQAKLALDEEARLKVVRKMYEFRFNEKPPERRSVQQLRGIEGARVRKMYELLAKRYGVTWKHRNYDADEWGSGDLPNRCVSAATACLYGITEAAVLAAGYAPAVGFIHTGKPLSFVYDIADLFKFDTVVPVAFKIAAEAPANPERAVRLACRDMFRKSKLLEKIIPAIEEILAAGGLEPPEAPEDAVGPAIPNPKSLGDAGHRG encoded by the coding sequence ATGACCGATCTCCTCCCTCCCCTCAAACCCATCGCCATGAAAGAGCGCGTCTCCCTTATCTTCATCGAATACGGCGAGATCGACGTGCTCGACGGCTCGTTCGTGGTGATCGACAAAACCGGCGTGCGCACTCACATTCCGGTCGGCTCCATCGCCTGCATCATGCTGGAACCCGGAACGCGGGTGTCGCATCGCGCTGCGGCGCTGGCGGCGCGGGTCGGAACCTTGCTGGTCTGGGTGGGCGAAGCCGGCGTTCGGCTTTACGCTTCGGGGCAGCCTGGCGGCGCGCGCTCCGACCGTCTTTTGTATCAGGCCAAACTCGCTCTCGATGAAGAGGCCCGGCTCAAGGTGGTGCGCAAGATGTACGAGTTCCGCTTCAACGAAAAGCCGCCGGAACGGCGCAGCGTCCAGCAGCTTCGCGGTATCGAGGGAGCGCGGGTCAGAAAGATGTACGAACTGCTCGCCAAGCGCTACGGCGTCACCTGGAAGCACCGCAACTACGACGCCGACGAATGGGGCTCGGGCGATCTGCCGAACCGCTGCGTCAGCGCCGCCACCGCTTGCCTTTACGGCATCACCGAGGCGGCCGTGCTGGCGGCGGGCTATGCGCCTGCCGTGGGTTTCATCCACACCGGAAAGCCACTCTCATTCGTCTACGACATCGCCGACCTCTTCAAATTCGACACCGTCGTGCCGGTCGCTTTCAAGATCGCCGCAGAGGCCCCGGCCAACCCGGAGCGGGCGGTTCGGCTGGCCTGCCGCGACATGTTCCGGAAATCCAAGCTCTTGGAGAAGATCATCCCGGCGATCGAAGAAATACTCGCCGCCGGCGGCCTGGAACCGCCGGAGGCACCGGAAGACGCCGTCGGCCCCGCCATCCCCAACCCCAAGAGTCTCGGCGATGCTGGTCATCGTGGTTGA
- a CDS encoding PIN domain-containing protein, which produces MPHRINIVLDDSVRAQLQEIPQGERSKIINESLAETLARRGRMEAFARIRERSKSLEPLEMSAEEWSRRDRDNHANVLMTMGPGEPLSAPEWQRQIPALTTRHRVTFYDAAHHALAIVNEGIFVTADEKYLKTVGDDKHAVHLKDWR; this is translated from the coding sequence ATGCCGCATCGGATCAATATCGTTCTCGATGACTCTGTTCGGGCACAGCTGCAGGAGATTCCCCAAGGCGAGCGCAGCAAGATAATCAATGAATCTTTGGCCGAAACTCTCGCCAGACGGGGACGGATGGAAGCGTTTGCCCGAATTCGCGAGAGAAGCAAAAGCCTGGAGCCTTTAGAAATGAGCGCGGAGGAATGGAGCAGGCGGGACCGGGACAATCACGCGAATGTGTTGATGACCATGGGCCCGGGAGAACCGCTGTCAGCACCCGAATGGCAACGCCAAATCCCGGCATTGACGACCCGCCACCGCGTCACCTTCTACGATGCGGCCCATCATGCTCTTGCCATCGTCAATGAAGGCATCTTTGTCACTGCCGACGAGAAATACCTCAAGACCGTGGGCGACGATAAGCACGCCGTGCACTTGAAGGACTGGAGATGA
- the cas5e gene encoding type I-E CRISPR-associated protein Cas5/CasD: MSIEIAHLALRLEGPLQAWGFNSQYNRRNSGLLPTKSAILGMCLAALGIPRGSVEEKTLLEQCTGLRLLTVAVPRWIKYGDKPAELIVRRITDYHTVQNTKTADGKIKDTHLTYRQYLCDASFACVLSGNISLINSFGQALENPVWGVWLGRKACIPTAPIYGGIFANEPDALLSLLGDQPLEAFTHQREVEYFDEGTDSLPDQPLCFAAPDGIRKFVPRRVALKEAVK, encoded by the coding sequence ATGTCGATTGAAATTGCTCATCTCGCCTTACGGCTAGAAGGACCACTTCAAGCCTGGGGTTTCAATAGCCAATACAACCGACGTAACTCCGGCCTGCTTCCCACAAAAAGCGCCATTCTAGGCATGTGTCTTGCCGCTTTGGGAATCCCGCGTGGTTCCGTAGAGGAGAAAACGTTGCTTGAACAATGCACAGGACTGCGACTGCTGACGGTAGCCGTTCCACGCTGGATAAAATACGGGGACAAGCCCGCAGAATTGATAGTTCGGCGCATTACCGATTACCACACGGTGCAGAATACGAAGACGGCTGACGGGAAAATCAAGGATACTCATCTTACTTACAGACAATATTTATGTGATGCCTCTTTTGCCTGTGTACTGTCAGGCAATATCTCGCTCATTAATTCTTTTGGGCAAGCATTGGAAAATCCTGTATGGGGCGTTTGGCTAGGCCGGAAAGCCTGCATTCCCACGGCACCGATATACGGCGGCATTTTCGCCAACGAACCGGATGCCTTACTTTCTCTGTTGGGGGATCAACCGCTGGAAGCGTTTACCCACCAACGCGAAGTAGAGTACTTCGATGAAGGTACCGACTCGTTGCCGGATCAACCGCTGTGCTTTGCAGCACCGGATGGAATCCGGAAGTTCGTCCCGCGCCGGGTTGCCCTTAAAGAAGCGGTGAAGTGA
- the cas7e gene encoding type I-E CRISPR-associated protein Cas7/Cse4/CasC, with translation MKHLELHILQSFPVACLNRDDLNSPKTAIFGGVQRARVSSQSWKRAIRELATEINPRFQGQRTRLIVEPLRDALIAEGIAEVDALDKAKALADALSKFDVDTEKKTGKLKVKTLFFTSQAELEALARAFHETGDAKKAIKKAASSEILKDAADIALFGRMVANDHSLTLEGAALFSHALSTHKVDNEIDFFSAVDDWQPNEESGAGMTGTLEFNSATYYRFAALNIDMLADKDHLQALSREERQEVVRSFIEATLKAIPGARKNSMNAATLPGYVLGVVRSSGHPVQLVNAFEKPIRAYGGKGLFEASLDAMKNERENLNSTWGLDKSELFNGAIPDLSLAEFLYKACAHVD, from the coding sequence ATGAAGCATCTCGAACTGCATATCCTGCAATCCTTTCCCGTCGCCTGCCTTAATCGTGACGATCTCAATTCTCCCAAGACTGCCATTTTCGGTGGAGTACAGCGGGCGCGCGTATCCAGTCAATCCTGGAAGCGAGCAATTCGGGAGTTAGCAACGGAAATCAACCCTCGCTTTCAAGGCCAGCGCACGCGGCTTATCGTAGAACCTTTGCGCGATGCATTAATTGCTGAAGGCATTGCCGAGGTAGACGCACTCGATAAAGCAAAAGCGCTGGCTGATGCACTTTCAAAATTTGATGTTGATACGGAGAAAAAAACGGGGAAACTCAAGGTAAAAACCCTTTTCTTCACCTCACAGGCCGAACTCGAAGCATTAGCGCGGGCTTTTCACGAAACCGGCGATGCAAAGAAAGCTATCAAGAAAGCCGCTTCATCCGAAATTCTCAAAGATGCTGCCGATATTGCACTTTTCGGGCGAATGGTCGCCAACGACCATTCGCTCACGTTAGAAGGCGCGGCTTTATTCAGCCATGCCTTGTCTACCCACAAAGTCGATAATGAAATCGACTTCTTCTCTGCCGTGGACGATTGGCAGCCCAACGAGGAATCCGGCGCGGGTATGACTGGCACTTTGGAATTCAATTCCGCCACCTATTATCGTTTTGCCGCGTTAAATATAGATATGCTTGCGGATAAGGATCACCTGCAAGCGTTGTCCCGCGAGGAGAGGCAGGAAGTCGTGCGTAGCTTCATCGAAGCCACACTCAAGGCAATTCCAGGTGCTCGCAAAAATTCGATGAATGCTGCCACCCTGCCGGGCTATGTACTTGGCGTAGTGCGTAGTAGCGGCCACCCCGTGCAACTGGTTAATGCCTTCGAGAAACCTATACGCGCTTATGGCGGAAAGGGCTTGTTCGAAGCTTCGCTGGATGCGATGAAAAACGAACGCGAAAACCTTAACAGCACTTGGGGTTTGGATAAGAGCGAACTCTTCAATGGAGCAATTCCCGACTTGAGCCTTGCTGAATTCCTGTATAAGGCGTGCGCTCATGTCGATTGA
- the cas6e gene encoding type I-E CRISPR-associated protein Cas6/Cse3/CasE, translated as MSWLARALIEPDLAAYRRLELTDSYAWHRAAWQAFPKLDGQPRPFLSRLDSGPDGFTLLLLSKEHRPERPDWCPEECWAVKSITPEFLGHRQYRFDLRANPTRKVLKFDTNGERTKNGRRKPLTRIDEQSEWLRRKAMESGFNVLEAPEVGFCQDQVFRKRNGHGVHTGVRFRGVLEVTDQQQFEEAFYKGIGSAKGFGFGMLLLQPVRI; from the coding sequence ATGAGTTGGCTGGCAAGGGCTCTGATTGAACCCGATTTGGCTGCTTATCGACGCCTTGAACTTACCGATAGCTATGCTTGGCATCGGGCGGCTTGGCAGGCATTTCCAAAACTGGACGGCCAACCGCGCCCGTTCCTTTCCCGGCTCGACTCAGGGCCGGATGGTTTCACTTTACTGCTGCTTTCTAAAGAGCACCGTCCCGAACGACCGGACTGGTGTCCGGAAGAATGCTGGGCAGTGAAATCCATTACCCCGGAATTTCTGGGCCATCGTCAATACCGCTTCGATTTGCGAGCCAATCCCACTCGCAAGGTGTTGAAGTTCGATACGAATGGCGAACGCACCAAGAACGGCCGTCGCAAACCACTCACTCGTATCGATGAGCAATCCGAGTGGCTACGACGGAAAGCAATGGAATCCGGCTTCAATGTACTCGAAGCTCCAGAAGTAGGGTTCTGCCAAGATCAGGTCTTCCGCAAGAGAAACGGACATGGCGTCCATACCGGCGTGCGTTTTCGCGGAGTGCTCGAAGTCACCGATCAACAACAATTTGAAGAAGCATTTTATAAGGGCATAGGTAGCGCCAAAGGCTTCGGCTTCGGCATGTTGCTGCTGCAACCCGTTCGAATTTAA
- the casB gene encoding type I-E CRISPR-associated protein Cse2/CasB: MEKPTEKTAIQKLQEKLFEFLRSRRDDRGLMADMRCVLVDGKRHRAWPYLGRFGGIGDTHLARTVQTVAGLYATHPEETSEGDFGALCRALLREEERKQLATAEGVGPISRRFQHLLAAEDEEIFDRIIRLVLRAKAEDIPVNYQRLFEDLLNWQYRTERVRTEWARSFWAPMTEPEEAS; the protein is encoded by the coding sequence ATGGAAAAACCAACCGAAAAAACCGCGATACAAAAGCTACAGGAAAAGTTGTTCGAATTTTTACGCAGCCGGCGGGACGATAGGGGTCTCATGGCTGACATGCGTTGCGTCCTGGTAGACGGCAAACGTCATCGCGCTTGGCCATATCTCGGACGTTTCGGGGGTATTGGCGACACGCATCTTGCCCGGACCGTGCAGACCGTCGCCGGTCTGTACGCCACCCATCCGGAAGAAACGTCCGAAGGCGATTTCGGCGCGCTGTGTCGGGCATTGCTGAGAGAGGAGGAGCGCAAGCAGCTTGCCACGGCGGAAGGCGTTGGCCCTATCTCCCGCCGTTTTCAGCATTTGCTAGCGGCGGAAGACGAGGAAATTTTTGATCGGATCATTCGTCTCGTGCTTCGGGCCAAGGCGGAAGACATTCCGGTTAACTATCAACGACTGTTCGAAGACCTGCTCAACTGGCAGTATCGTACCGAGCGAGTACGGACGGAATGGGCGCGCAGTTTCTGGGCACCGATGACGGAACCGGAGGAAGCCTCATGA